A region of Lycium barbarum isolate Lr01 chromosome 1, ASM1917538v2, whole genome shotgun sequence DNA encodes the following proteins:
- the LOC132605996 gene encoding cytosolic enolase 3, which produces MSVQEYLDKHLLSRRIEDAVNAAVRAKTSDPVLFISNHMRKAVPSVITKVKARQILDSRGIPTVEVDLHTNKGMFRASAPSGASSGMYEAIDLRDGEKGNYLGNGVNRAVKNINEKISVALVGMDPTLQSQIDQVMIDLDKTENKSELGANAILAVSIAACKAGAAEKEVPLYKHIADISGQTSLLLPVPVFTLISVGKHAGNNLAIQEIMILPVGSKTFEEALQMGSETYHHLKAVITEIYGAHGCNVGEDGGFAPNISSLRDGLDLVKKAIERTGYNEKIKIAIGVAATEFCIGTKYDLDFKSPNESGQNFKSGQDMIDMYKELCADYPIVSIEDPFDKEDWEHVKYFSSLGLCQVVGDDLLMSNPKQIERAIEENACNALLLKVNQIGTVTEAIEVVKMAKDAQWGVVISQRSGETDDSFIADLSVGLATGQIKAGAPCRGERLAKYNQLLRIEEELGDQAVYIGEKWRN; this is translated from the exons ATGTCGGTACAAGAATATCTGGATAAGCACTTGCTTTCTCGGAGAATCGAAGACGCCGTTAATGCCGCCGTTAGAGCCAAAACTTCCGATCCCGTCCTCTTCATT TCAAATCACATGAGGAAAGCTGTACCTTCAGTAATAACGAAGGTGAAAGCAAGGCAAATACTGGACAGTAGAGGCATTCCAACTGTTGAAGTTGATTTGCACACTAATAAAGGAATGTTCCGTGCTTCTGCTCCAAGTGGTGCTTCTTCCGgaat GTATGAGGCGATTGACCTGCGTGATGGAGAAAAAGGAAATTATCTTGGAAATGGCGTGAACAGAGCTGTCAAGAATATTAATGAGAAAATTTCAGTAGCATTGGTTGGTATGGATCCAACTCTTCAATCTCAGATTGATCAGGTCATGATAGACTTGGATAAAACAGAAAATAAG AGTGAACTTGGAGCGAATGCTATTTTAGCTGTCTCCATAGCTGCTTGCAAAGCTGGAGCTGCTGAAAAAGAG GTTCCTCTTTACAAACACATTGCTGATATTTCTGGTCAAACAAGCCTGCTTCTTCCTGTTCCGGTCTTTACTCTCATAAGTGTTGGAAAACATGCTGGAAACAATTTGGCTATTCAG GAGATAATGATTCTGCCAGTGGgatcaaagacatttgaggaggCTTTACAAATGGGTTCCGAGACCTATCATCATTTGAAG GCAGTTATTACAGAGATATATGGTGCACATGGATGTAATGTTGGTGAAGACGGTGGTTTTGCTCCCAACATCTCAAG CTTAAGAGATGGCTTGGACCTTGTTAAGAAGGCTATTGAGAGAACAGGGTACAATGAGAAAATAAAGATTGCAATTGGTGTTGCTGCCACTGAGTTTTGCATAG GTACAAAATATGATTTAGATTTTAAAAGTCCAAATGAATCTGGACAAAATTTTAAATCAGGACAGGATATGATCGATATGTACAAAGAACTCTGCGCAG ATTACCCCATTGTATCAATTGAAGATCCATTTGACAAGGAGGACTGGGAGCATGTCAAGTACTTTTCGAGCCTTGGACTGTGCCAG GTTGTTGGAGATGACTTATTAATGTCAAATCCTAAGCAGATCGAGAGAGCCATAgaagagaatgcgtgcaatgcccTTCTTCTCAAG GTTAATCAGATTGGTACAGTGACCGAAGCCATTGAAGTTGTCAAGATGGCTAAGGATGCCCAATGGGGGGTTGTGATATCTCAAAGAAGTGGTGAAACTGATGACAGTTTCATAGCTGATTTATCTGTTGGCTTAGCAACTGGTCAAATCAAAGCAGGTGCCCCTTGCCGAGGAGAACGACTAGCAAAGTACAACCAG TTGCTTAGAATTGAAGAAGAGCTTGGTGATCAAGCAGTTTATATTGGTGAAAAGTGGAGGAACTGA
- the LOC132605998 gene encoding proliferating cell nuclear antigen — protein MLELRLVQGSLLKKVLESVKDLVNDANFDCSATGFSLQAMDSSHVALVALLLRSEGFEHYRCDRNISMGMNLGNMAKMLKCAGNDDIITIKADDGSDTVTFMFESPTQDKIADFEMKLMDIDSEHLGIPEAEYHAIVRMPSAEFGRICKDLSSIGDTVVISVTKEGVKFSTRGDIGTANIVCRQNTTVDKPEEATVIEMNEPVSLTFALRYLNSFTKASPLSNTVTISLSSELPVVVEYKIAEMGYVRFYLAPKIEEDEEETKP, from the exons atgTTGGAACTTCGTCTTGTTCAAGGGAGTTTGTTGAAGAAAGTTCTAGAATCGGTCAAGGATCTGGTCAACGATGCGAACTTTGACTGTTCCGCTACCGGATTCTCTCTTCAGGCCATGGATTCCAGCCACGTGGCACTGGTGGCGTTGCTGCTCCGTTCTGAGGGTTTTGAGCACTACAGATGTGACCGTAATATTTCAATGGGGATGAACTTGGGTAACATGGCCAAAATGCTTAAATGTGCTGGTAATGATGACATCATCACTATTAAGGCTGATGATGGCAGTGATACTGTTACTTTCATGTTTGAAAGCCCCA CCCAAGATAAAATTGCTGACTTTGAGATGAAGCTAATGGACATTGACAGCGAGCATCTTGGGATTCCAGAAGCAGAGTACCATGCTATTGTTAGAATGCCTTCTGCAGAGTTTGGTAGAATTTGCAAAGACCTTAGCAGCATTGGAGATACAG TTGTTATTTCGGTGACAAAGGAAGGTGTTAAATTCTCAACCAGAGGTGACATTGGTACTGCAAATATTGTTTGCAGGCAAAATACCACTGTTGACAAG CCTGAAGAAGCCACTGTTATAGAGATGAATGAGCCAGTATCGTTGACGTTTGCTCTGAGATACTTGAACTCCTTCACAAAAGCATCTCCATTGTCCAACACAGTGACTATCAGCTTATCTTCAGAGCTTCCTGTTGTTGTTGAGTACAAGATTGCTGAGATGGGCTATGTAAGGTTTTACCTGGCACCTAAGATAGAAGAGGATGAAGAGGAAACCAAGCCTTGA
- the LOC132606004 gene encoding serine/arginine-rich splicing factor SR45a-like, translated as MSYSRRSRYSRSPSYDHSRSVSRSKYLSRSRSRSCDSSDVENPGNNLYVTGLSTRVKARDIEKHFSTEGKVEDVHLVLDPWTRESRGFGFVTMSSVKEAERCIKYLNRSVLEGRVITVEKARRRRGRTPTPGKYLGLRTVRVRRESRSYSPHSRSRSRYSSESYRSRSRSRSYSPYYRQELRSYSSYYRRRQRSRSPYYSRHRCSESAYSPHYSRGRSYSRSVSPCSRRDRSYSPDDRYYRRSRYDDYSSDNYRRDRSYSPDDRYYRRSRFRDYSPDSRDLSYSPDVPYNRRSRHRDYSPDNSYYYRRSQYRSISRSISPRYRRSRRSYSRSVSPRWSYSRSVSRSSCSRNSYSPSPKKSSKRSRSVSASSRFVSRSVTPRSSSSS; from the exons ATGTCGTACTCCAGGAGGTCAAGGTATTCTCGCTCACCTTCATACGATCATAGCAGGTCTGTCTCAAGGTCCAAATATCTTTCAAGGAGTCGGTCAAG GAGCTGTGATTCAAGCGATGTTGAGAACCCAGGGAACAATTTGTATGTGACCGGTCTCTCCACCCGCGTTAAAGCGCGAGATATAGAGAAGCATTTTTCTACTGAGGGGAAG GTTGAAGATGTTCATCTTGTTCTTGACCCATGGACGCGGGAATCTCGTGGGTTTGGTTTCGTGACAATGTCCAGCGTTAAAGAGGCTGAGCGTTGCATCAAGTATTTGAATCGCTCAGTACTTGAAGGCAGAGTTATCACTGTGGAAAAG GCTAGGAGGAGAAGAGGCAGAACGCCTACTCCAGGGAAATATTTGGGGCTTAGAACTGTTCGTG TTCGTCGTGAATCACGGAGTTATTCTCCTCATTCAAGGAGTCGCTCTCGTTACTCGTCTGAAAGCTACAGGAGCAGGAGTAGGAGCAGATCCTACTCTCCATATTACAGACAAGAACTTAGATCCTACTCTTCCTATTACAGAAGACGCCAGAGATCCCGCTCTCCATATTACAGTCGACACCGTTGTTCAGAATCAGCTTATTCTCCTCACTATAGTCGTGGAAGGTCTTATTCTCGATCTGTATCTCCATGTAGTCGGCGTGATCGGTCCTATTCTCCAGATGACCGTTACTACAGAAGAAGTCGTTACGATGACTATTCTTCTGACAATTACCGGCGTGATCGTTCCTATTCTCCAGATGACCGTTACTATAGAAGAAGCCGCTTCCGTGACTACTCCCCTGACAGCCGCGATCTTTCCTACTCTCCAGATGTTCCTTACAACAGAAGGAGCCGCCATCGTGACTACTCCCCTGACAACAGTTACTACTATCGAAGGAGCCAGTATCGTTCCATTTCTCGGAGCATTTCACCTCGATATCGGAGGTCCAGGAGAAGCTATTCACGCAGTGTATCGCCTAGGTGGAGCTACTCAAGAAGTGTTTCCAGGAGCAGTTGCTCTCGTAACAGTTATTCTCCTAGTCCGAAGAAAAGCTCCAAGAGGAGTCGCAGTGTGAGTGCATCTTCCAGATTTGTTTCAAGGTCTGTTACACCTAGGTCTTCCTCTTCATCATGA